CGGATTAGCGCAGACAAATAGAATGGGGTCTTTTGCCATTCTTTGAATCCATTCTTTTTTGATTACATCCGGACCGGGTTTGGAATAACCAATCACTATATCCATTTCCTCCATTGTGATAGGAATCGCATCTTCGACACGCTCGGATTTACGGCCTTCAGCATTAGTCTTTAGAATTAAGTCTTTAGTATAGGCAAAGTGTTTTTCAAAATCTGGACGGTCTTTATGAATAATTCCGTAGACATCGCACATCACAATTTTACCTGGGTCAAAACCATAAGTGACCATCACACGTAAACAAGCAATACCAGCTGCGCCAGCACCAATCATTCCTACTCTAACTTTTTTCGGGTCTTTGCCCACAATTTTTAAGGCATTAATTAAACCCGCAACTGTTACTGCAGCAGTTCCTTGTTGGTCATCATGCCAAACTGGAATGTTCATCTCTTTGCGAAGAGTATCAAGAATATAAAAACATTTTGGTTGCTCAATGTCTTCAAGATTATATCCCCCAAAACAAGGCTCAAGTAGTTTTGCGCATTTAATAAATTCTTCTGGGTCTTTGGTTCTAATCGCAATGGGCACAGCATCAACACCACCTAAGTATTTAAATAGTAATGCTTTACCTTCCATTACCGGTAGCGATGCTTCTGGTCCAATATCGCCAAGTCCTAAAACACGGGTGCCGTCAGTAAATACGGCGATGGTATTAGCACGGTTAGTATGCTCCCAGACTTTTTCTAAATTGGCTTTAATATCTTTACAGGGTTCAGCGACTCCGGGTGTATACCAGATGGCAAAGTCATTAAAATCACGAATTGCGCATTTAGGCACGACTTGGATTTTGCCTTTATAGAACGGATGGAGTTTCATTGCGTCCTGACCAGGTTTTTTGGCTAAGGCAATTCTCTCTTCCGGCGTTAATTCCTTTTTAGCCGGTTTTGGTTTTTTACGGATTATTTTTTTCGCCTTTTGGATAGGCTTTTTCTTTTTTTTCATTTAAGCCTCCTAATTGCCACTGAAAACAGAGAAATCTGCATTTTATATTTTGTTTTTTATTTCATATTTTTTTAATATTTAATATCTTATTTTTATTTATAATTTTATGTTTTATTTTTCTATATTTCTTTTTTAATATTTTTATATTTCATTTCTTTTTTAATATTTTTACATCTCTTTTAATATTTTTATATCTCTATATTTTTTTCACATATATCTCTATATTTTTTTCACATTTCTATATTTCTTTTTGTATATTTTTCTTATGACGCTCTGACAAATAAATCTCAATTCTTAGGACTTTTGACTAAAAATGTTAATATTGAAGCAATCAAACATAATACACCGGTGACAATAAATGCAAATGTATAACCCCCGGTCAATTCTTTTACTCGTGGTGCGAAAATATTACTCAAGAGACCACCGACTCCATAGGCCGTAAAGACAAAACCATAATTGACCCCGACATTCTTGGTGCCGAATAAATCTGCGGTAATTGCGGGAAAGAGTGCCAGATAACCGCCAAAGCACAAACCAACTAAAGATATGCCGACCCAAAACCAAGATTGAAATCCGGTGATTAGATTATATGAGAGGATACCTAATCCGCAAATAAGAAATATTAAAAATAAAGTTTTCATTCGACCAAAAGAATCAGAGACTCTGCCCCAAAAGATTCTACCCATCGCATTAAATATTGCTAATAGACTAACACCGAAAGCAGCAGTTTCTTTAGAATACTGAGCCAGTTCTTGACCGATTGGTGAAGTTTGACCAATAACCATTAATCCGCAAGCACAACCAATAAAATACATTAGCCAGATTAAGTAGAATCTGCCGGTTGATAGCATCTCGCCAACACTAAAATCTATTTTTGAAGTTGCAGTTATTGTCGGTGCAGTCCATCCCGCAGGTTTGTATCCTGAAGGTGGATTTCTTAATATCATTCCACCGATAAAGACCAAAATTAGAAAGACAATACCCAGAATTCTAAATGTATTGAAAATGCCGACAGAATCAATTAGACTTCGTGCGACCGGACCAACAATCAATGCGCCAGCACCGAATCCAGCAACTGATAAACCGGTTATCAGACCTCGTTTATCCGGAAACCATTTAACACCAGCAGAAATTGGACAGACATAGGCAATACCAATACCAATACCAGAAATTACACCATAAAATAACACGATGGCTAAAAGGGTTTTGGCAAAACTTGCTAAAATCATACCAAGACCTAATAAGATACCGCCGGCAATTGCAATTTTCGGACCTGCTTTATCCTGCCATCGACCACCGATAATAGTTGCTAAGGCAAAGAAAATTAAAACAAATGAGAATGGCAAAGATGCTTGAGTTGGGGAAAGACCTCTTTTTACTTTTAATGTATCACCATGAATAGAATTTATTTTTGTTACAACTTTTTTTTCTTTTTCATTATAAGTTAATTTCCACAAGTCGCCAGTTCTAATCTCGATAGAATCTCTGATCAAAATTTCCTCGCCATCCCCTCGAACCAGTAAAGTATCAAATCCTATTATTTCTGAAGCGGTAGTTGATTTATTAATTAAAGGTTGTTGTTCTAAAGGTTTTCTGAATACACTCCAAGCATAAATTGCACCTAAACAGAGTTGAATAATAATTGCGGCAAAAACAATCCACCAACGGTTGAATAGTTTTTCATCTTTCATCGAAACCCCTTAATTCAGATTAGAGAAAAATCAGGAGAGAGTATAAAATAAGATAATGTTCACTACTCTCTCCTTTGTTTAATTATCTATTCTTCTAAAGTTGATATGTCGCCGACTGGTTTGCCTAATGCTTCGGCTTTAAGTAATCGTCGCATAATTTTGCCGGAACGAGTCTTGGGAAGTTTATCTCGAAATTCAATTTCTTCAGGACGGGCAATTGGTCCGATTTCTTTGGAAACCCATTCTTTTAGTTCCTTTGCCAATTCTTCAGAAGGTATGAAACCAACTTTGAGAGTTACATATGCCTTTGGAACATCACCTTTGACTTCATGGGGAATGCCAATTACTGCGGCTTCTGCCACTGCAGGATGTGCAACTAAGGCGCTTTCAACTTCTGCCGTGCCCAGACGGTGTCCAGCAACATTAAGCACTTCATCCGCGCGCCCTCTAAACCAGAAATAACCATCTTCATCAATTGTGCAGGAATCTCCTGTAAGATAAACTCCAGGGAAGCGAGACCAATAGACTTGTTTGTATCGCTCAGGGTCTTTGTACAGAGTTCTAAGCATCCCTGGCCAAGGTGCTAACAGCACTGCAAATCCATTCTCATTCGGTTTAATCGGATTACCTTCACTGGTATAAACATCGGCTTTAATTCCAGGAAATGGTTTTGTGGCTGAACCAGGTTTTAATGGAGTAATTGGTAATGGTGAGATAAGAATATGACCAGTTTCAGTTTGCCACCAAGTATCCATTATTGGACATCTGCTACCACCAATATANTTATAATACCAGCGCCAGGCTTCGGGATTAATTGGTTCACCAACACTGCCTAATAGTCTTAAACTGGATAAATTATATTTCTGAGCAAATTGCTCACCATATCTCATATGCATTCTAATCGCAGTAGGTGAAGTATAAAATACTGTTACTTTTTCTCGTTCAATCATCTTCCACCATCGACCAGCATCAGGATAATCTGGCGCACCTTCATAAAGCACTGAAGTTGCACCGTTCAATAACGGACCATAAACAATATAACTATGACCTGTAACCCAACCAATATCAGCCGCACACCACCAAATATCATTATCTTTAATGTCAAAGATAAACTTCATCGTTGTATAAACACCAACCGCATAACCGCCGTGGACATGGACAATGCCTTTTGGTTTACCAGTAGTGCCTGAAGTATATAGCGTATATAAGATGTCTTCAGAATCAAGTTGTTCAGTTGGGCATTGGTCAGATTCATTAGCAGTTAGTTCATGCCACCAAAGGTCGCGTTTTGGTGTCATATTAACTTTAGAATTTGCCCGATTGAAAACAATAATGTTTTGAATACTTGGACAGTCTTTAACTGCTTCGTCAGCATTACTTTTCAGGGTCACTAACTTTCCCCGGCGATATGCACCATCAGCGGTAATGAGAATCTTAGCCTCAGCGTCAACAATGCGGTCTTTTAGCGAACCAGCACTAAATCCCGAAAAGACTACCGAATGAATCGCACCAATTTTCGCGCAAGCAAGCATTGCAATTGGTAATTGCGGAATCATTGGCAAATAAATTGTGACCCGGTCGCCTTTAGTTACCCCAAGTTTTTTCAAAGCATTAGCAAATTTACCAACTTCACGATTAATATCTGCATAGGTCCAGCGTTCGACTTTTTCATTTTCTGGTTCTGGTTCGTAGATATAAGCAATTTTATTTGCAATATTAGTCTTCATATGCCGGTCTAACGCATTGTGCACAATATTAAATTTTCCACCTAAAAACCACTTAGCAAATGGTAGATTCCATTCTAAAATTTTATCAAATGGTTTATACCATTCTAATTCTTTTGCCATCTCGCTCCAAAACCATTCACGGTCTTCTGCTCTTTTAAGCAAGTCATCTAATGTTTTCAAATTATGTTTTTCCATAAACTTTGTGACATTAGCATTCTTTACCAGATTTTCTGGTGGATAATAGATTTCTTTATTATCTGCCATAAATATTCCTCCCTTAT
This DNA window, taken from candidate division WOR-3 bacterium, encodes the following:
- a CDS encoding NADP-dependent malic enzyme, translated to MKLHPFYKGKIQVVPKCAIRDFNDFAIWYTPGVAEPCKDIKANLEKVWEHTNRANTIAVFTDGTRVLGLGDIGPEASLPVMEGKALLFKYLGGVDAVPIAIRTKDPEEFIKCAKLLEPCFGGYNLEDIEQPKCFYILDTLRKEMNIPVWHDDQQGTAAVTVAGLINALKIVGKDPKKVRVGMIGAGAAGIACLRVMVTYGFDPGKIVMCDVYGIIHKDRPDFEKHFAYTKDLILKTNAEGRKSERVEDAIPITMEEMDIVIGYSKPGPDVIKKEWIQRMAKDPILFVCANPIPEIWPWEAKEAGAKIVATGRSDFPNQVNNSLGFPGIFRGALDVNARTITDEMCIAAAVELAKVAEDRGLREDYLIPTMDDWEVFPREAVAVGMKAIEQGVARITMTREQLYKKASETIKNARKMSQALMKQGFIPKPPKE
- the acs gene encoding acetate--CoA ligase, whose product is MADNKEIYYPPENLVKNANVTKFMEKHNLKTLDDLLKRAEDREWFWSEMAKELEWYKPFDKILEWNLPFAKWFLGGKFNIVHNALDRHMKTNIANKIAYIYEPEPENEKVERWTYADINREVGKFANALKKLGVTKGDRVTIYLPMIPQLPIAMLACAKIGAIHSVVFSGFSAGSLKDRIVDAEAKILITADGAYRRGKLVTLKSNADEAVKDCPSIQNIIVFNRANSKVNMTPKRDLWWHELTANESDQCPTEQLDSEDILYTLYTSGTTGKPKGIVHVHGGYAVGVYTTMKFIFDIKDNDIWWCAADIGWVTGHSYIVYGPLLNGATSVLYEGAPDYPDAGRWWKMIEREKVTVFYTSPTAIRMHMRYGEQFAQKYNLSSLRLLGSVGEPINPEAWRWYYXYIGGSRCPIMDTWWQTETGHILISPLPITPLKPGSATKPFPGIKADVYTSEGNPIKPNENGFAVLLAPWPGMLRTLYKDPERYKQVYWSRFPGVYLTGDSCTIDEDGYFWFRGRADEVLNVAGHRLGTAEVESALVAHPAVAEAAVIGIPHEVKGDVPKAYVTLKVGFIPSEELAKELKEWVSKEIGPIARPEEIEFRDKLPKTRSGKIMRRLLKAEALGKPVGDISTLEE
- a CDS encoding OFA family MFS transporter, whose amino-acid sequence is MKDEKLFNRWWIVFAAIIIQLCLGAIYAWSVFRKPLEQQPLINKSTTASEIIGFDTLLVRGDGEEILIRDSIEIRTGDLWKLTYNEKEKKVVTKINSIHGDTLKVKRGLSPTQASLPFSFVLIFFALATIIGGRWQDKAGPKIAIAGGILLGLGMILASFAKTLLAIVLFYGVISGIGIGIAYVCPISAGVKWFPDKRGLITGLSVAGFGAGALIVGPVARSLIDSVGIFNTFRILGIVFLILVFIGGMILRNPPSGYKPAGWTAPTITATSKIDFSVGEMLSTGRFYLIWLMYFIGCACGLMVIGQTSPIGQELAQYSKETAAFGVSLLAIFNAMGRIFWGRVSDSFGRMKTLFLIFLICGLGILSYNLITGFQSWFWVGISLVGLCFGGYLALFPAITADLFGTKNVGVNYGFVFTAYGVGGLLSNIFAPRVKELTGGYTFAFIVTGVLCLIASILTFLVKSPKN